In Mixophyes fleayi isolate aMixFle1 chromosome 4, aMixFle1.hap1, whole genome shotgun sequence, the following proteins share a genomic window:
- the LOC142149865 gene encoding nucleoplasmin-like — MSSDRYQSFSLSSIRSETAREVCEIWGCELSASCKTYAFEFEEDYLVHLLGLWTICLGAAKEDETQVIAVETKQTEGEPVTVATLQSSILPMVNVHGLEFNPPVTFILTSGSGPVYISGQHITLDEDLNTSLEKGVNIRLMDYTTEYC; from the exons aTGTCCAGTGACAGATATCagtcttttagtctttccagcaTTCGTTCAGAAACAGCAAGAGAAGTGTGTGAAATATGGG GCTGTGAATTGAGTGCATCATGCAAGACATATGCTTTtgagtttgaagaggattattTGGTACATTTGCTGGGATTGTGGACG ATATGCCTTGGAGCTGCAAAAGAAGATGAAACCCAAGTGATTGCAGTGGAGACAAAACAAACTGAGGGGGAACCCGTTACAGTCGCTACTCTCCAATCCTCTATACTACCTATG GTGAATGTACACGGCCTGGAATTTAACCCTCCTGTTACCTTCATCCTGACATCTGGGTCTGGCCCAGTGTATATCTCAGGACAGCACATAACCT TGGATGAAGATTTGAATACATCACTAGAGAAGGGGGTAAATATAAG ATTGATGGACTACACAACGGAATACTGCTGA